A genomic region of Hypomesus transpacificus isolate Combined female chromosome 19, fHypTra1, whole genome shotgun sequence contains the following coding sequences:
- the tp53bp1 gene encoding TP53-binding protein 1 isoform X1 — protein MSFPCLMDPSGSDLESSLPQPEIPCLIVEDSQPDSAALEDDPDSSYRALLARRLSSLQPTSHSPVLELISSPAGSRSSQTDSQSEAPQSSHPPGPAILENNETSSSLQEESQVLEVCSLPNRKRCTEGYVSMDSGVDSTTHCVQSEGGTSQFGMLELSESQGLRGESRNSQEEDIAPAAQTESKSKRSEVSSSSSSEPQGRAARELSVHALLHSQGPQASADRDSQDPELLSSQEDLFDAEKTGTGVDSTVSELENQGRPTLTPAHSLRLLHLSGQGTLVNESLSQNSVDFVAPTQDHLSQTPFIVPNSPTEQGADEPMDTSLPPDDQSGRKDDEPMEMDLVPKTHPSASTPVSQNTPVFVLEKPLSLPSQPEFSHDVFVPTQSLEAGSMSPHEAHKKEVTLSSSLSNDRKRPTESGPSNIVSTTVQPKPLSCDQSVTESFQLELSVNTESCVLAPGQAGGSRVEDDSQATQIEELDMLLGTDTSDAVTSQRSQKTGCNGISSVLLKTTADVLPKVPRVPDSLKTPSERARTEECISSQKSDTHKQTPNVDNVNVSVNVPKTGVSQSQPEGSSAKVSSSQQKLETVDLSASSCVQETPSSSNSAPCGLPSQSLSQSVFSQTSRFGTQKDQSPSKNLGGGPSSQPPQRLGDPVTANPRFSQKRGGGSASQEEKTMVAEKEGSEAEDGMEEEGRKQESSGLCLALSQSQVLSPEPMEEEEGEEEGEGSAGREDSCVIVLEESERSSQLLEKEVMSPSFRSPPQPMRSRGAVSTNGTGSQSKLGDSQPALNKVSQADRVGPRELDALRDKSLSDSSGDIPFHFTLPKEGELIGTVVSATPPLFRHSTPNEMTSFPKKSAVAGDISAETAMATSDITAGESGEDTAGGEDGKLSLRMKLVTPVEEGSSDLERFSLQKPPLSDEESSVSKVTTVAKAVTSCLSSPSVFSLVSEAHRQEADDEAQPSGPGTPVRGPLFGSPRQGRISQSHSLLSSQSEPPSSTLSPPAEPSTPGRAAQPGPQTGSTAGEREPSKTPEPSTPTRPTARQRAVSQQTSVDNPTTPSPSKSHQKAFSQQTSFECSGPRSPTGRGEPETPLHRPAAGPAHRRHIRTIQEVRTTVTRTITDVYYEDGREVDRKVTEECEEPVVDSREVDSVPSPCRTVSSLTSGDLADVSSLSSKASSLQHSSVGTSSSSLTGPPPARRPDFIMPPFRGAKTASPRRGSGQHQRGHRGQMARSEVKEGGGHGSLGSRASIPQTSRGRARRGRPPSRSALSRGGGTAAAQRGGSRGQSLSSPEDDPYTRRGVPRVPDSPVQPEGASFSTSLSSSPEEGSQVGSSFVGLRVVAKWSSNGYFYSGRITKDYGEGRFRLLFDDSYECEVSGKDILLCDPIPVETEVTALLEDEYFSIGLVKGHKTEGKEFYYSVESEGKRQWHSRSAVILSLEQGNSLREQYGLGPYEPSAPLAKASDISLDNLVEGKRRRRGNTGDQGTPSRSASASPRTPGPSGKRKLIGSEEERTPAKRGRRGGGARGGGARGGQRPGVCNTSGSGTDLPREPEDLEGTHGPLPQSPTLFMGFAFMLTASSETDRLTNQLVSEEECVQTAPYNKGYTETQLLAGGGFILLDFNEEQCKAAYQSLLVADQHCRTRKYLQCVASGVPCVSHMWVRDCCKDNKLLNYRNYLLPAGMGPDNSIVEWHPRSSPFKTLRVLLVFEEPVELWAQLLSLMGAASVRQYQSDKDSSDIPEGKFDVVITDRACPPLVLENVTSQNLPLVSPEWLIHSVICGEHLGYHSNPQYHHDYTPSS, from the exons ATGTCCTTTCCTTGCCTCATGGATCCGAGCGGAAGTGACCTGGAGTCGAGTCTGCCCCAGCCAGAGATCCCTTGTCTGATTGTAGAGGACTCCCAGCCGGACAGTGCGGCCTTGGAGGACGATCCCGACAGCAGCTACCGAGCCTTGCTAGCACGACGCCTCTCCAGTTTGCAGCCGACCTCACACAGCCCGGTGCTG GAACTGATATCCTCCCCCGCAGGAAGTAGAAGCTCTCAAACCGACAGCCAATCGGAGGCACCCCAGAGCAGCCATCCACCCGGGccag CCATCTTGGAGAACAACGAGACCAGTTCGTCTCTTCAGGAGGAAAGTCAAGTCCTAGAAGTCTGTTCTCTCCCTAACAGGAAGAG GTGTACAGAAGGATACGTGAGCATGGACTCTGGTGTAGACTCTACCACACACTGTGTCCAGTCTGAAG GAGGGACTTCCCAGTTTGGTATGCTGGAGCTTTCCGAGAGCCAGGGCCTTCGTGGTGAGAGTAGGAACAGCCAGGAGGAAGATATAGCTCCTGctgctcagacagagagcaaaTCAAAGAG GTCTGAGGTGAGCTCCAGCAGCTCGTCTGAGCCCCAGGGCAGGGCGGCCAGAGAGCTGAGCGTCCATGCTCTGCTTCACTCCCAGGGCCCGCAGGCCAGCGCCGACAGAGACAGCCAGGACCCCGAGCTGCTGTCCTCCCAGGAGGACCTGTTTGATGCTGAGAAGACAG gcaCAGGTGTGGACAGTACAGTGTCAGAGCTGGAGAACCAGGGACGGcccaccctgaccccagcccaCTCCCTGAGGCTGCTGCATCTTTCTGGGCAGGGCACCCTCGTGAACGAGAGCCTCTCACA GAATTCCGTTGACTTTGTGGCACCCACCCAGGATCATTTGAGCCAAACTCCTTTTATCGTCCCCAACTCACCAACGGAACAAG GTGCAGACGAACCCATGGATACTTCTCTGCCTCCTGATGACCAATCGGGACGGAAGGACGATGAGCCAATGGAGATGGACCTTGTTCCGAAGACACACCCATCAGCGTCCACTCCAGTATCCCAGAATAcccctgtgtttgttttggaaaagcctctctctctgcccagccaGCCTGAGTTCTCACAT GATGTATTTGTGCCAACCCAGAGCCTGGAGGCTGGTAGCATGTCTCCACACGAAGCCCACAAGAAGGAGGTGACATTATCTTCATCACTGTCCAATGACAGAAAGCGTCCAACTGAATCGGGCCCATCCAACATAGTTTCCACCACCGTCCAGCCTAAACCCCTTAGCTGTGACCAGTCAGTGACTGAGTCCTTCCAGCTGGAGTTGTCTGTAAACACTGAGAGCTGTGTCCTGGCCCCAGGGCAGGCCGGAGGGAGTAGGGTGGAGGACGACAGCCAGGCCACCCAGATAGAAGAGCTGGACATGCTGCTGGGCACTGACACTAGTGatgctgtgacatcacagagaaGCCAGAAGACTGGCTGTAATGGAATCTCCTCAGTACTGCTGAAAACTACCGCTGATGTTCTGCCTAAAGTTCCCCGCGTGCCTGACTCACTGAAGACCCCTAGTGAGCGTGCCAGGACAGAGGAATGTATTTCTTCCCAGAAGTCTGACACGCACAAGCAGACGCCGAATGTTGACAATGTGAATGTAAGTGTTAATGTGCCCAAAACGGGCGTCTCCCAGAGTCAGCCTGAGGGCTCCTCAGCCAAAGTGTCCTCATCTCAACAGAAGCTGGAGACGGTGGACCTGTCTGCTAGCAGCTGTGTCCAGgagactccctcctcctctaacaGTGCACCCTGTGGTTTACcctcccagtccctctcccagtctGTATTCTCCCAGACCTCTCGTTTTGGCACACAGAAGGACCAATCGCCGTCCAAGAATCTAGGAGGAGGGCCGAGCAGCCAGCCTCCCCAGAGACTCGGAGACCCCGTCACAGCGAACCCGCGCTTCTCACAAAAGCGTGGAGGTGGCTCTGCCAGTCAGGAGGAGAAGACCATGGTGGCTGAGAAAGAGGGGAGTGAGGCTGAAgatgggatggaggaggagggcaggaagcAGGAGAGCTCCGGGCTGTGTCTGGCGCTCTCCCAGAGCCAGGTGTTGTCCCCTGAgcccatggaggaggaggagggggaagaggagggggaggggagcgcGGGAAGGGAGGACAGCTGCGTCATCGTCCTGGAGGAGAGCGAGCGGAGCTCGCAACTTCTCGAGAAGGAAGTGATGTCGCCGTCTTTCCGGAGCCCTCCTCAACCAATGCGGAGCCGCGGTGCCGTTTCCACCAATGGCACTGGGTCTCAGTCCAAGCTGGGGGACTCCCAGCCGGCCCTTAATAAGGTCTCCCAGGCTGACAGAGTAGGGCCTCGAGAGCTAGACGCACTGCGAGACAAGAGCCTCAGTGACAGCTCTGGAG ATATTCCTTTCCACTTCACTCTGCCTAAAGAAGGCGAACTGATAGGCACAGTTGTCAGTGCCACGCCCCCTCTGTTCAGACACAGCACTCCGAACG AGATGACTTCCTTCCCCAAGAAGTCGGCGGTGGCCGGCGACATTTCCGCGGAGACGGCAATGGCGACCAGTGACATCACAGCGGGGGAGAGCGGGGAGGACACAGccggaggggaggatgggaaaCTGAGTTTGCGGATGAAGCTGGTGAcccctgtggaggagggcagctCTGATTTGGAACGATTCAGCCTACAAA AACCCCCGCTGTCAGATGAGGAAAGCTCTGTCTCCAAGGTTACCACAGTTGCCAAGGCTGTAACCAG CTGTCTGTCCAGTCCTTCAGTGTTCAGTCTGGTCAGTGAGGcccacagacaggaagctgatGATGAGGCCCAGCCCAGCGGCCCGGGAACACCTGTCAG AGGGCCACTGTTTGGGTCCCCCCGCCAGGGCAGGATCTCCCAGAGCCACAGCCTCCTCAGCAGCCAGTCTGAGCCCCCCTCCAGCACACTATCGCCTCCAGCAGAACCCTCCACACCGGGCCGTGCTGCTCAGCCCGGCCCACAGACTGGCTCCacagcgggggagagagagccgtCCAAGACCCCCGAACCATCCACCCCAACCAGACCCACAGCCAGACAGAGGGCCGTGTCCCAGCAGACGAGCGTTGataaccccaccacccccagtcCCAGCAAG tcACATCAGAAGGCCTTTTCCCAGCAGACTAGCTTTGAATGCTCTGGTCCTCGATCCCCAACAGGCAGG GGCGAGCCAGAGACTCCGCTCCACAGACCAGCTGCTGGTCCCGCCCATCGCAGACACATCCGGACCATCCAGGAAGTGCGAACGACCGTCACACGCACCATAACGGACGTTTACTACGAGGATGGGAGGGAAGTCGACCGCAAGGTCACCGAG GAGTGTGAGGAGCCCGTGGTGGACAGCCGTGAGGTGGACAGTGTACCCTCTCCGTGTCGCACGGTGAGCTCCCTGACCTCGGGGGACCTGGCCGATGTCAGCTCTCTGTCCTCCAAGGCGTCCAGCCTGCAGCACAGCTCTGTgggcaccagcagcagcagcctcacCGGCCCCCCGCCAGCGCGGAGACCAGACTTCATCATGCCCCCCTTCAGAGGGGCCAAGACGGCCAG cccCAGGAGGGGGAGTGGGCAGCACCAGAGGGGTCACAGGGGTCAAATGGCAAGGTCAGAGGTTAAAGAGGGCGGAGGTCATGGATCCCTGGGGTCTCGGGCCTCCATCCCACAGACCTCCAGAGGACGGGCGAGGAGGGGCCGGCCTCCGTCCCGCTCAGCCCTGTCCAG GGGAGGTGGCACTGCTGCGGCCCAGCGTGGAGGATCCCGAGGCCAGTCCTTGTCCTCCCCTGAGGATGATCCCTACACCCGCCGGGGTGTTCCGCGGGTCCCGGACAGCCCTGTCCAGCCCGAGGGGGCcagcttctccacctccctcagctcctccccAGAGGAGGGCTCCCAGGTGGGGAGCAGCTTCGTGGGGCTGCGGGTGGTGGCCAAGTGGTCCTCCAATGGATACTTCTACTCGGGCCGCATCACCAAGGACTACGGGGAGGGCCGCTTCCGTCTGCTGTTTGACGACAGCTACGAGTGCGAGGTGTCGGGCAAGGACATCCTGCTCTGTGACCCCATCCCCGTGGAAACGGAGGTCACAGCCTTGCTGGAAGATGAGTACTTCAGCATAG gtctggtGAAGGGTCATAAGACAGAGGGTAAGGAGTTTTACTACAGCGTGGAGAGTGAGGGCAAGAGGCAGTGGCACAGCAGGAGTGCTGTGATCCTGTCCCTGGAGCAAGGCAACAGCCTGAGGGAGCAGTACGGCCTGGGCCCCTACGAACCCTCCGCACCCCTAGCCAAGGCCTCCGACATCAGCCTGG ACAACCTGGTGGAGGGCAAGAGGAGGCGCAGGGGCAACACTGGAGACCAGGGAACCCCCAGCCGGAGCGCCAGCGCCAGCCCCCGGACCCCCGGGCCCTCTGGGAAGAGGAAGCTGATTggctctgaggaggagaggaccccCGCAAAGAGAGGccgcagagggggaggggccagaggaggaggagccagagggg GCCAGCGACCGGGTGTGTGTAACACCTCTGGTAGTGGGACAGACCTCCCTCGCGAACCAGAGGACCTGGAGGGGACCCACGGCCCGCTGCCCCAGAGCCCCACCCTCTTCATGGGCTTCGCCTTCATGCTGACCGCATCATCTGAGACAGACCGCCTCACCAACCAGCTTGTCAGCGAGGAGG AGTGTGTTCAAACAGCTCCATACAACAAAGGCTACACTGAGACCCAGCTGCTGGCTGGTGGAGGCTTCATCCTCCTGGACTTCAATGAGGAACAG TGCAAAGCAGCCTATCAGAGCCTGCTGGTTGCTGACCAGCACTGCCGCACCAGGAAGTACTTGCAGTGTGTGGCCAGCGGGGTGCCGTGTGTGTCCCACATGTGGGTGAGAGACTGCTGCAAGGACAACAAGCTGCTCAACTACAGGAACTACCTGCTACCTGCAGGCATGGGGCCTGACAACTCCATAGTGGAATG GCATCCCCGCAGCAGCCCGTTCAAGACCCTGCGGGTCCTGCTGGTGTTTGAGGAGCCTGTGGAGCTGTGGGCTCAGCTGCTGAGCCTGATGGGAGCTGCCTCTGTGAGACAGTACCAGTCAGACAAGGACAGCTCAG ACATTCCTGAGGGCAAGTTTGATGTGGTCATCACAGACCGTGCCTGCCCGCCATTGGTCCTGGAGAATGTGACATCACAGAATCTTCCGTTAGTGTCTCCTGAGTGGCTGATCCACAGTGTCATCTGTGGCGAGCACTTGGGTTACCATAGCAACCCTCAATATCATCATGACTACACGCCCTCGTCCTAA
- the tp53bp1 gene encoding TP53-binding protein 1 isoform X2, which yields MSFPCLMDPSGSDLESSLPQPEIPCLIVEDSQPDSAALEDDPDSSYRALLARRLSSLQPTSHSPVLELISSPAGSRSSQTDSQSEAPQSSHPPGPAILENNETSSSLQEESQVLEVCSLPNRKRCTEGYVSMDSGVDSTTHCVQSEGGTSQFGMLELSESQGLRGESRNSQEEDIAPAAQTESKSKRSEVSSSSSSEPQGRAARELSVHALLHSQGPQASADRDSQDPELLSSQEDLFDAEKTGTGVDSTVSELENQGRPTLTPAHSLRLLHLSGQGTLVNESLSQNSVDFVAPTQDHLSQTPFIVPNSPTEQGADEPMDTSLPPDDQSGRKDDEPMEMDLVPKTHPSASTPVSQNTPVFVLEKPLSLPSQPEFSHDVFVPTQSLEAGSMSPHEAHKKEVTLSSSLSNDRKRPTESGPSNIVSTTVQPKPLSCDQSVTESFQLELSVNTESCVLAPGQAGGSRVEDDSQATQIEELDMLLGTDTSDAVTSQRSQKTGCNGISSVLLKTTADVLPKVPRVPDSLKTPSERARTEECISSQKSDTHKQTPNVDNVNVSVNVPKTGVSQSQPEGSSAKVSSSQQKLETVDLSASSCVQETPSSSNSAPCGLPSQSLSQSVFSQTSRFGTQKDQSPSKNLGGGPSSQPPQRLGDPVTANPRFSQKRGGGSASQEEKTMVAEKEGSEAEDGMEEEGRKQESSGLCLALSQSQVLSPEPMEEEEGEEEGEGSAGREDSCVIVLEESERSSQLLEKEVMSPSFRSPPQPMRSRGAVSTNGTGSQSKLGDSQPALNKVSQADRVGPRELDALRDKSLSDSSGDIPFHFTLPKEGELIGTVVSATPPLFRHSTPNEMTSFPKKSAVAGDISAETAMATSDITAGESGEDTAGGEDGKLSLRMKLVTPVEEGSSDLERFSLQKPPLSDEESSVSKVTTVAKAVTSCLSSPSVFSLVSEAHRQEADDEAQPSGPGTPVRGPLFGSPRQGRISQSHSLLSSQSEPPSSTLSPPAEPSTPGRAAQPGPQTGSTAGEREPSKTPEPSTPTRPTARQRAVSQQTSVDNPTTPSPSKSHQKAFSQQTSFECSGPRSPTGRGEPETPLHRPAAGPAHRRHIRTIQEVRTTVTRTITDVYYEDGREVDRKVTEECEEPVVDSREVDSVPSPCRTVSSLTSGDLADVSSLSSKASSLQHSSVGTSSSSLTGPPPARRPDFIMPPFRGAKTARGGGTAAAQRGGSRGQSLSSPEDDPYTRRGVPRVPDSPVQPEGASFSTSLSSSPEEGSQVGSSFVGLRVVAKWSSNGYFYSGRITKDYGEGRFRLLFDDSYECEVSGKDILLCDPIPVETEVTALLEDEYFSIGLVKGHKTEGKEFYYSVESEGKRQWHSRSAVILSLEQGNSLREQYGLGPYEPSAPLAKASDISLDNLVEGKRRRRGNTGDQGTPSRSASASPRTPGPSGKRKLIGSEEERTPAKRGRRGGGARGGGARGGQRPGVCNTSGSGTDLPREPEDLEGTHGPLPQSPTLFMGFAFMLTASSETDRLTNQLVSEEECVQTAPYNKGYTETQLLAGGGFILLDFNEEQCKAAYQSLLVADQHCRTRKYLQCVASGVPCVSHMWVRDCCKDNKLLNYRNYLLPAGMGPDNSIVEWHPRSSPFKTLRVLLVFEEPVELWAQLLSLMGAASVRQYQSDKDSSDIPEGKFDVVITDRACPPLVLENVTSQNLPLVSPEWLIHSVICGEHLGYHSNPQYHHDYTPSS from the exons ATGTCCTTTCCTTGCCTCATGGATCCGAGCGGAAGTGACCTGGAGTCGAGTCTGCCCCAGCCAGAGATCCCTTGTCTGATTGTAGAGGACTCCCAGCCGGACAGTGCGGCCTTGGAGGACGATCCCGACAGCAGCTACCGAGCCTTGCTAGCACGACGCCTCTCCAGTTTGCAGCCGACCTCACACAGCCCGGTGCTG GAACTGATATCCTCCCCCGCAGGAAGTAGAAGCTCTCAAACCGACAGCCAATCGGAGGCACCCCAGAGCAGCCATCCACCCGGGccag CCATCTTGGAGAACAACGAGACCAGTTCGTCTCTTCAGGAGGAAAGTCAAGTCCTAGAAGTCTGTTCTCTCCCTAACAGGAAGAG GTGTACAGAAGGATACGTGAGCATGGACTCTGGTGTAGACTCTACCACACACTGTGTCCAGTCTGAAG GAGGGACTTCCCAGTTTGGTATGCTGGAGCTTTCCGAGAGCCAGGGCCTTCGTGGTGAGAGTAGGAACAGCCAGGAGGAAGATATAGCTCCTGctgctcagacagagagcaaaTCAAAGAG GTCTGAGGTGAGCTCCAGCAGCTCGTCTGAGCCCCAGGGCAGGGCGGCCAGAGAGCTGAGCGTCCATGCTCTGCTTCACTCCCAGGGCCCGCAGGCCAGCGCCGACAGAGACAGCCAGGACCCCGAGCTGCTGTCCTCCCAGGAGGACCTGTTTGATGCTGAGAAGACAG gcaCAGGTGTGGACAGTACAGTGTCAGAGCTGGAGAACCAGGGACGGcccaccctgaccccagcccaCTCCCTGAGGCTGCTGCATCTTTCTGGGCAGGGCACCCTCGTGAACGAGAGCCTCTCACA GAATTCCGTTGACTTTGTGGCACCCACCCAGGATCATTTGAGCCAAACTCCTTTTATCGTCCCCAACTCACCAACGGAACAAG GTGCAGACGAACCCATGGATACTTCTCTGCCTCCTGATGACCAATCGGGACGGAAGGACGATGAGCCAATGGAGATGGACCTTGTTCCGAAGACACACCCATCAGCGTCCACTCCAGTATCCCAGAATAcccctgtgtttgttttggaaaagcctctctctctgcccagccaGCCTGAGTTCTCACAT GATGTATTTGTGCCAACCCAGAGCCTGGAGGCTGGTAGCATGTCTCCACACGAAGCCCACAAGAAGGAGGTGACATTATCTTCATCACTGTCCAATGACAGAAAGCGTCCAACTGAATCGGGCCCATCCAACATAGTTTCCACCACCGTCCAGCCTAAACCCCTTAGCTGTGACCAGTCAGTGACTGAGTCCTTCCAGCTGGAGTTGTCTGTAAACACTGAGAGCTGTGTCCTGGCCCCAGGGCAGGCCGGAGGGAGTAGGGTGGAGGACGACAGCCAGGCCACCCAGATAGAAGAGCTGGACATGCTGCTGGGCACTGACACTAGTGatgctgtgacatcacagagaaGCCAGAAGACTGGCTGTAATGGAATCTCCTCAGTACTGCTGAAAACTACCGCTGATGTTCTGCCTAAAGTTCCCCGCGTGCCTGACTCACTGAAGACCCCTAGTGAGCGTGCCAGGACAGAGGAATGTATTTCTTCCCAGAAGTCTGACACGCACAAGCAGACGCCGAATGTTGACAATGTGAATGTAAGTGTTAATGTGCCCAAAACGGGCGTCTCCCAGAGTCAGCCTGAGGGCTCCTCAGCCAAAGTGTCCTCATCTCAACAGAAGCTGGAGACGGTGGACCTGTCTGCTAGCAGCTGTGTCCAGgagactccctcctcctctaacaGTGCACCCTGTGGTTTACcctcccagtccctctcccagtctGTATTCTCCCAGACCTCTCGTTTTGGCACACAGAAGGACCAATCGCCGTCCAAGAATCTAGGAGGAGGGCCGAGCAGCCAGCCTCCCCAGAGACTCGGAGACCCCGTCACAGCGAACCCGCGCTTCTCACAAAAGCGTGGAGGTGGCTCTGCCAGTCAGGAGGAGAAGACCATGGTGGCTGAGAAAGAGGGGAGTGAGGCTGAAgatgggatggaggaggagggcaggaagcAGGAGAGCTCCGGGCTGTGTCTGGCGCTCTCCCAGAGCCAGGTGTTGTCCCCTGAgcccatggaggaggaggagggggaagaggagggggaggggagcgcGGGAAGGGAGGACAGCTGCGTCATCGTCCTGGAGGAGAGCGAGCGGAGCTCGCAACTTCTCGAGAAGGAAGTGATGTCGCCGTCTTTCCGGAGCCCTCCTCAACCAATGCGGAGCCGCGGTGCCGTTTCCACCAATGGCACTGGGTCTCAGTCCAAGCTGGGGGACTCCCAGCCGGCCCTTAATAAGGTCTCCCAGGCTGACAGAGTAGGGCCTCGAGAGCTAGACGCACTGCGAGACAAGAGCCTCAGTGACAGCTCTGGAG ATATTCCTTTCCACTTCACTCTGCCTAAAGAAGGCGAACTGATAGGCACAGTTGTCAGTGCCACGCCCCCTCTGTTCAGACACAGCACTCCGAACG AGATGACTTCCTTCCCCAAGAAGTCGGCGGTGGCCGGCGACATTTCCGCGGAGACGGCAATGGCGACCAGTGACATCACAGCGGGGGAGAGCGGGGAGGACACAGccggaggggaggatgggaaaCTGAGTTTGCGGATGAAGCTGGTGAcccctgtggaggagggcagctCTGATTTGGAACGATTCAGCCTACAAA AACCCCCGCTGTCAGATGAGGAAAGCTCTGTCTCCAAGGTTACCACAGTTGCCAAGGCTGTAACCAG CTGTCTGTCCAGTCCTTCAGTGTTCAGTCTGGTCAGTGAGGcccacagacaggaagctgatGATGAGGCCCAGCCCAGCGGCCCGGGAACACCTGTCAG AGGGCCACTGTTTGGGTCCCCCCGCCAGGGCAGGATCTCCCAGAGCCACAGCCTCCTCAGCAGCCAGTCTGAGCCCCCCTCCAGCACACTATCGCCTCCAGCAGAACCCTCCACACCGGGCCGTGCTGCTCAGCCCGGCCCACAGACTGGCTCCacagcgggggagagagagccgtCCAAGACCCCCGAACCATCCACCCCAACCAGACCCACAGCCAGACAGAGGGCCGTGTCCCAGCAGACGAGCGTTGataaccccaccacccccagtcCCAGCAAG tcACATCAGAAGGCCTTTTCCCAGCAGACTAGCTTTGAATGCTCTGGTCCTCGATCCCCAACAGGCAGG GGCGAGCCAGAGACTCCGCTCCACAGACCAGCTGCTGGTCCCGCCCATCGCAGACACATCCGGACCATCCAGGAAGTGCGAACGACCGTCACACGCACCATAACGGACGTTTACTACGAGGATGGGAGGGAAGTCGACCGCAAGGTCACCGAG GAGTGTGAGGAGCCCGTGGTGGACAGCCGTGAGGTGGACAGTGTACCCTCTCCGTGTCGCACGGTGAGCTCCCTGACCTCGGGGGACCTGGCCGATGTCAGCTCTCTGTCCTCCAAGGCGTCCAGCCTGCAGCACAGCTCTGTgggcaccagcagcagcagcctcacCGGCCCCCCGCCAGCGCGGAGACCAGACTTCATCATGCCCCCCTTCAGAGGGGCCAAGACGGCCAG GGGAGGTGGCACTGCTGCGGCCCAGCGTGGAGGATCCCGAGGCCAGTCCTTGTCCTCCCCTGAGGATGATCCCTACACCCGCCGGGGTGTTCCGCGGGTCCCGGACAGCCCTGTCCAGCCCGAGGGGGCcagcttctccacctccctcagctcctccccAGAGGAGGGCTCCCAGGTGGGGAGCAGCTTCGTGGGGCTGCGGGTGGTGGCCAAGTGGTCCTCCAATGGATACTTCTACTCGGGCCGCATCACCAAGGACTACGGGGAGGGCCGCTTCCGTCTGCTGTTTGACGACAGCTACGAGTGCGAGGTGTCGGGCAAGGACATCCTGCTCTGTGACCCCATCCCCGTGGAAACGGAGGTCACAGCCTTGCTGGAAGATGAGTACTTCAGCATAG gtctggtGAAGGGTCATAAGACAGAGGGTAAGGAGTTTTACTACAGCGTGGAGAGTGAGGGCAAGAGGCAGTGGCACAGCAGGAGTGCTGTGATCCTGTCCCTGGAGCAAGGCAACAGCCTGAGGGAGCAGTACGGCCTGGGCCCCTACGAACCCTCCGCACCCCTAGCCAAGGCCTCCGACATCAGCCTGG ACAACCTGGTGGAGGGCAAGAGGAGGCGCAGGGGCAACACTGGAGACCAGGGAACCCCCAGCCGGAGCGCCAGCGCCAGCCCCCGGACCCCCGGGCCCTCTGGGAAGAGGAAGCTGATTggctctgaggaggagaggaccccCGCAAAGAGAGGccgcagagggggaggggccagaggaggaggagccagagggg GCCAGCGACCGGGTGTGTGTAACACCTCTGGTAGTGGGACAGACCTCCCTCGCGAACCAGAGGACCTGGAGGGGACCCACGGCCCGCTGCCCCAGAGCCCCACCCTCTTCATGGGCTTCGCCTTCATGCTGACCGCATCATCTGAGACAGACCGCCTCACCAACCAGCTTGTCAGCGAGGAGG AGTGTGTTCAAACAGCTCCATACAACAAAGGCTACACTGAGACCCAGCTGCTGGCTGGTGGAGGCTTCATCCTCCTGGACTTCAATGAGGAACAG TGCAAAGCAGCCTATCAGAGCCTGCTGGTTGCTGACCAGCACTGCCGCACCAGGAAGTACTTGCAGTGTGTGGCCAGCGGGGTGCCGTGTGTGTCCCACATGTGGGTGAGAGACTGCTGCAAGGACAACAAGCTGCTCAACTACAGGAACTACCTGCTACCTGCAGGCATGGGGCCTGACAACTCCATAGTGGAATG GCATCCCCGCAGCAGCCCGTTCAAGACCCTGCGGGTCCTGCTGGTGTTTGAGGAGCCTGTGGAGCTGTGGGCTCAGCTGCTGAGCCTGATGGGAGCTGCCTCTGTGAGACAGTACCAGTCAGACAAGGACAGCTCAG ACATTCCTGAGGGCAAGTTTGATGTGGTCATCACAGACCGTGCCTGCCCGCCATTGGTCCTGGAGAATGTGACATCACAGAATCTTCCGTTAGTGTCTCCTGAGTGGCTGATCCACAGTGTCATCTGTGGCGAGCACTTGGGTTACCATAGCAACCCTCAATATCATCATGACTACACGCCCTCGTCCTAA